GATCACCTCAGCTTCGGCGGGACCGGGGCGCACTACTGCATCGGCGCGAACCTCGCCCGCATGGAGATCGAGCTGATGTTCAATGCCATCGCCGACCACATGCCCGACATCACCAAGCTGGGGGACCCGCGCCGGCTGCGGTCGGGGTGGATCAACGGCATCAAGGAACTTCAGGTGGACTACACGGGCAAGTGCCCCGTGGCGCACTGAGAACGTCTGCGTCGCAACCGGACCCGGGCTCGATCCGCTGAAGGATCGGCCCTGGTTCGGCGCTGACGTGGTCGGGTTCGCGATTCTGCGCGACACGGAAGTCTTGGAATATTCGAAAGTGCGTCGCCTCGGTAGCGCGGTAGCCGATCGCGAGGTTTGCTGGCCTGGCGCGCACCAGGTCGGGTGTGGGGGACGGGTGTCGTGTAGGTGAGTGAAGTTCCGTTGCGCGGGCGTCGGCGGCTCGGATGCCCATTCGTATGCTGGCGGCGTGAGCGATATGGCGTACTTTCTTGCGCCGGCTGAGCCGGGGTTCGTACTCGATGCGGACGATGCGGACGATGTGGTGGATTCGTTGATCCAGGACGGGGTTCTCTTGTCGGTCGACTGGTCCGGTGAGGAATGGCCCGGACAGATATCGCAGTTCGTGGCGGGTCGGGTGGAAGCCTTCGGGAAGGACCGCGCGGTTGTCGCTGCCGCCGAGTCCGCAGCCAGGGAAGCGGCCGGGGCTGACCTCGAGCGCGGTGAACACGTGCCGGCGATCCTGCGCGCAGTGGATGATGCCCTGGCCCGTGCGGGGTTGGCGCTCGGCGAACTGCGGTGCGGCGACGACACCTATCGTGTCGGCGTCATGCGTCGCACGGCGGAGTCGAGTCTGGCGTGGGGCCTGGATCGGCCTTCGCCGGATTTGCTCTTCCGGCAAGTGTCCAGGCAACGACACACAGACCAGCTCAAGATCGCTGCCGTCTGCTTCGCCGGGGCACTCATCAACGCCGCCCTGGTACCTGTCGCGCTACTGATCTTCGCGATTGTGCCGCCCCTCGGCGTCATCCTGCTCGCCATCACCACCGCACTCGCACCGGTCCTGCTCTGCACCTCCATCGGGTTCCTCGTCTGCTGGGCCCTGCTCACCCGAAACACCAAGGCGTTGTAGGCGTATCCCTCCCGCGCTCACCGCTGCCGCGACGCGGGATCGGCGCGGTGATCGGTGAACCGGATGATCAGGTCGCGCATCGGCGCCGCCGGGGCGCAGGTGGCGGCCGTTGGATGACCGGCTCGGTCGGTCACAGGGCAATCGGACGATATCGGAGGGCCTCATCGACGATCTGCTCGGCTGAGGCATCCCGCAGCTCGGCCGGAGGGTGGAAGATCAAGTCGCTGACCCGGGGATGCGCCATGTTGGCATCGAGAAGCCGGAGGTAGTAGTCGCTGTCCGGGTCGCCGGCCAGTATTCTGCCGACGATCTCGACGAGTTCGTCCGTGGTCATGTCTGCGATCCGGGGTCGAACCGGCCGGGCAACCTCCAACGCGAACTCGGCCAGGTCCCTACTTTCGTCGTACTCGACGAAGTCGAGAGCCGCGTAGTCGTGGCCTGTCCGCGCGTTGAAAGCCTCGATCTCCTGGCCCGCGCTCTCGGATCCGCAGAGCACCAGGTCGGCGATCCTCGAGATCTCACGACAAAGCTCGTCCAGTCGCTGCTGGCTCACCGACGGCGGCAGTAGTTCGGCTCTCAGGTCCACGGCACGGATTATGCCGCTGATCTCCGACATCCCGACAGAGTCAGAGTGCGCCGAATCGGCTGGCGTCCAGGAGGCTGAGACGGCCCG
This genomic stretch from Prescottella soli harbors:
- a CDS encoding DUF6630 family protein, which produces MAYFLAPAEPGFVLDADDADDVVDSLIQDGVLLSVDWSGEEWPGQISQFVAGRVEAFGKDRAVVAAAESAAREAAGADLERGEHVPAILRAVDDALARAGLALGELRCGDDTYRVGVMRRTAESSLAWGLDRPSPDLLFRQVSRQRHTDQLKIAAVCFAGALINAALVPVALLIFAIVPPLGVILLAITTALAPVLLCTSIGFLVCWALLTRNTKAL